One Chitinophaga sp. H8 DNA window includes the following coding sequences:
- a CDS encoding penicillin-binding protein activator LpoB — protein sequence MLNLRATAIISAVCGSLLLAGCGRQVTRVSENEQIDVSGRWNNTDSRLVAETMTTNILADNWLSAFMQRHSDKRPVVIVGLVANKSHEHIDAETFVKDVERSFIASQKVRLVQGGAKREELRGERGDQQKNASLSTMKKWGLEVGADYILQGSINSIVDSHKRQKVMYYQVDLELTDIQSNEVVWIGNKKIAKYVKN from the coding sequence ATGTTAAATCTCAGAGCAACCGCTATTATCAGCGCTGTATGCGGTAGTTTGTTATTGGCCGGATGTGGCCGCCAGGTAACCAGGGTAAGCGAAAACGAACAAATAGATGTAAGTGGCCGGTGGAACAATACCGATTCCAGACTGGTAGCAGAAACCATGACTACCAATATATTGGCCGACAACTGGCTGAGTGCTTTTATGCAACGTCATTCCGATAAAAGACCGGTAGTGATCGTAGGCCTGGTAGCTAATAAAAGCCATGAGCACATTGATGCAGAAACTTTTGTAAAAGATGTGGAACGCTCTTTTATCGCATCTCAGAAAGTAAGGCTGGTACAGGGCGGCGCTAAACGGGAAGAACTTCGTGGAGAAAGAGGCGATCAGCAGAAAAATGCTTCCCTGTCTACCATGAAAAAATGGGGACTGGAAGTAGGGGCAGATTATATCCTGCAAGGCTCCATCAACTCCATTGTGGATTCTCACAAACGGCAGAAAGTAATGTACTACCAGGTAGACCTGGAGCTCACAGATATCCAAAGCAATGAAGTAGTATGGATAGGCAATAAAAAGATTGCCAAATATGTAAAGAACTAA
- a CDS encoding SusD/RagB family nutrient-binding outer membrane lipoprotein — protein sequence MYRQYISIFLTVLLLASCSKFDEINTDPTRTTKVTSAMLATTLLLDMTRTTFKTNTDFMRPNMLAKYTCWSSSANDEQYNRLSRTEYFDRLVVLNNIDKMIALATSEELKNSYTALGHLVRAWRFFELTMQVGDVPYSQAIKGEDSHIIKPAYDSQKDVFLGILSELDKADELFGKGVDFAGDPIYGGKVTQWRKMVNTFQLKVLTNLFRKTADTDLNVKSRFQKIVSSMPIMQSNDDNFQLRFYDKTGEKYPFYKENNQSYVYIMLSSVIIDSLKTLKDRRLFYYGKPSPVKIQGGMLVSDWNAYTAPNPSASYSVISQVAGSRDYSTINDRYLELPSGEPVFLLSYAEMKFMLAEAAVRGWVTGNAADYYNDAIIAAMKFTVDNTINDPAYHHNMPITDDYVRNVYLKQPAVVFATNTDQRLKQIFLQQYLSNFLQHPFNAYFEYRRVGYPVFPINPASNMNIPSDRIPVRWMYPQKELDYNGVEVNKAIQRQYGSDNVNALMWILKD from the coding sequence ATGTATAGACAATATATAAGTATATTCCTGACCGTACTGCTGCTTGCCAGCTGCTCGAAATTTGACGAGATCAATACCGATCCTACCCGTACCACCAAGGTTACTTCTGCCATGTTAGCTACTACATTGTTGCTGGATATGACCAGGACTACCTTTAAAACCAACACGGACTTCATGCGTCCAAACATGCTGGCGAAATACACCTGTTGGTCGTCCAGTGCGAACGATGAACAATATAACCGCCTGAGCCGTACCGAATATTTTGACCGCCTGGTAGTATTAAATAATATCGATAAAATGATAGCGCTTGCTACCAGTGAAGAGTTGAAGAATTCTTACACTGCGCTTGGGCATCTGGTACGCGCCTGGCGCTTTTTTGAGCTCACCATGCAGGTGGGGGATGTTCCCTATTCCCAGGCGATCAAAGGGGAAGACAGCCACATTATTAAACCAGCCTACGATTCTCAGAAGGATGTTTTTCTGGGCATTCTTTCCGAACTGGATAAAGCGGATGAGCTGTTTGGCAAGGGAGTAGACTTTGCCGGAGATCCTATTTACGGAGGAAAAGTGACGCAATGGCGGAAAATGGTAAACACCTTCCAACTGAAAGTGCTGACTAACCTGTTCCGTAAAACTGCCGACACTGATCTGAATGTGAAGAGCCGTTTTCAAAAGATTGTCAGCAGCATGCCCATCATGCAAAGCAATGATGATAACTTTCAGCTGCGGTTTTATGATAAAACAGGTGAAAAATATCCGTTCTATAAAGAAAACAACCAGTCTTACGTATATATCATGCTGAGCAGCGTGATCATCGATTCGTTGAAAACGCTGAAAGACCGCCGGTTGTTTTACTATGGCAAACCTTCTCCGGTGAAAATACAAGGCGGCATGCTGGTGTCTGACTGGAACGCTTATACGGCGCCTAATCCATCGGCATCTTATTCCGTTATTTCACAGGTAGCAGGCAGCCGTGACTATTCCACCATTAACGACCGTTACCTGGAACTGCCTTCCGGCGAACCTGTTTTTTTGCTGAGTTATGCGGAGATGAAGTTTATGCTGGCGGAAGCTGCTGTGCGGGGATGGGTCACCGGTAATGCTGCCGACTATTACAACGATGCTATTATAGCTGCTATGAAATTTACAGTAGACAATACCATCAATGATCCGGCGTATCACCATAACATGCCTATTACAGATGACTATGTGCGTAATGTTTATCTGAAGCAACCGGCAGTGGTTTTTGCTACGAATACAGATCAGCGTTTAAAACAGATCTTCCTGCAACAATATCTTTCCAATTTCCTGCAGCATCCCTTTAATGCCTACTTTGAGTACAGGCGTGTGGGATACCCTGTTTTCCCGATAAATCCGGCTTCTAATATGAACATTCCTTCAGACAGGATACCGGTACGCTGGATGTATCCGCAAAAGGAACTGGACTACAACGGCGTGGAAGTCAATAAAGCCATTCAGCGTCAGTATGGAAGTGATAATGTAAATGCCCTTATGTGGATTCTTAAAGACTAA
- a CDS encoding NAD(P)-dependent oxidoreductase: MRIAFLGMGLLGSNFVRAMISKGEEVQVWNRTAAKATALEADGAKAFSNIVDAVSGADRVHLTLKDDGTVNEVLEMAAAGLKPGAVIIDHTTTSVEGAIQRTREWQQRGFTYQHAPVFMGPPNALASTGFMLVSGDQGVIARLEPALSKMTGKVINFGPETGRAAGMKLIGNSFLVSLTAGLADTLSLAKAMEIPIPEVASLFTSWNPGNMLAQRLQRMSAGGQIEPSWELNMARKDTGLFIAAAQKGGAHLAVLPAIAAEMDRWIAKGHGSDDWTVIGKEAVS, from the coding sequence ATGAGGATAGCATTTTTAGGCATGGGCCTCTTAGGTTCCAATTTTGTCAGGGCGATGATCAGCAAGGGGGAGGAAGTGCAGGTATGGAACCGTACAGCAGCCAAAGCAACAGCATTGGAAGCTGATGGGGCCAAAGCATTTAGTAATATAGTAGATGCAGTGAGCGGTGCCGACAGGGTGCATCTTACCCTGAAAGACGATGGCACGGTAAATGAAGTGCTGGAGATGGCAGCAGCCGGATTAAAGCCGGGGGCTGTTATTATAGATCATACCACCACTTCGGTGGAGGGGGCCATACAAAGAACCCGGGAATGGCAGCAGCGGGGATTTACTTATCAGCATGCGCCTGTGTTTATGGGTCCTCCAAATGCGCTGGCCAGCACTGGCTTTATGCTGGTATCTGGTGATCAGGGAGTGATTGCCCGATTGGAGCCAGCTTTGTCAAAAATGACAGGCAAGGTGATCAATTTTGGTCCGGAAACGGGCCGGGCCGCAGGCATGAAGCTGATAGGCAACTCTTTCCTGGTGAGCCTTACCGCAGGGCTGGCAGATACTTTATCGCTGGCCAAAGCGATGGAAATCCCCATTCCGGAAGTAGCTTCCTTATTTACCTCCTGGAATCCTGGTAATATGCTGGCACAACGGCTGCAAAGAATGAGTGCCGGCGGACAGATCGAACCTTCCTGGGAGCTGAATATGGCGCGGAAGGATACCGGACTATTTATAGCTGCTGCCCAGAAAGGAGGCGCCCACCTGGCTGTATTGCCAGCGATAGCTGCCGAAATGGACCGCTGGATAGCCAAAGGACATGGTAGTGACGACTGGACCGTAATAGGGAAAGAGGCGGTGTCATAA
- a CDS encoding DUF1266 domain-containing protein yields MNQENAIEQYLQSLKAMGLSEEMIAMYRQQMAQSMNMSNEWMQQLNQFGQNIQQFNQLFTGETGADEGHEVPEDIELTDPSTLTTEEQWAVACGADLAFQNGQYLNDLTTGLSKQDCRQLLSTWWDIDSKEELLETTTWLFNEGHRIAYDTIWQAINTVSIKESKEFIREYVAANKLEEADYMEKLRNMRDALELFREKQVIDQDTQPDMLIWDYARVINLARGGFDAGYISREEALALIMACVPNIRKMYTSWKQLSISYQFARCVWNGTDGTDLDAMLTGMQVLLTHPKSPWITLPWHS; encoded by the coding sequence ATGAATCAGGAAAACGCCATTGAGCAATATTTACAGTCTTTAAAAGCCATGGGATTGAGTGAGGAAATGATCGCCATGTACCGGCAGCAGATGGCCCAATCCATGAATATGTCTAACGAATGGATGCAGCAGCTCAACCAGTTTGGGCAAAATATACAGCAGTTTAACCAGCTGTTTACCGGAGAAACCGGCGCTGACGAAGGCCATGAAGTACCGGAAGATATTGAACTGACCGACCCCAGCACACTCACTACCGAGGAGCAATGGGCCGTAGCCTGTGGGGCGGACCTGGCTTTCCAGAACGGGCAATATCTGAATGATCTGACCACCGGCCTCAGCAAACAGGACTGCCGGCAGCTGTTATCCACCTGGTGGGACATTGATAGTAAGGAAGAGCTGCTGGAAACCACTACCTGGCTGTTTAATGAAGGGCACCGCATTGCATATGATACCATCTGGCAGGCAATCAATACCGTTTCTATCAAGGAAAGCAAGGAATTTATCCGGGAATATGTGGCGGCCAACAAACTGGAAGAGGCAGATTATATGGAGAAACTCCGCAATATGCGTGATGCACTGGAGCTTTTCCGGGAAAAACAGGTGATTGACCAGGACACACAACCGGATATGCTGATCTGGGACTATGCCCGTGTGATCAACCTGGCCCGTGGCGGATTTGATGCCGGATATATCTCCCGGGAAGAAGCCCTCGCCCTGATCATGGCTTGTGTGCCCAATATCCGCAAAATGTATACCTCCTGGAAACAACTGTCTATCTCCTACCAGTTTGCCCGCTGTGTATGGAATGGTACAGATGGTACCGATTTAGATGCCATGCTGACAGGTATGCAGGTACTGCTCACCCACCCAAAAAGCCCGTGGATTACCTTACCATGGCATAGTTAA
- a CDS encoding COG3014 family protein — protein sequence MNQYLNKKWALLITAVMSIFVSCQTYNSKISSYYTHLAQGSYEAADRDLDHNKYLQRKRNKLLFLLEKGRTAFLMGDYTASNQYLNAADSLLESGYHRVWDQAVGLLTNPAMQQYRGEDFEKLLIHYYKAINYLHLRLPEDAVVEARRITLSNNALNDQRNNNANKYSNDAFSLILQGIIYESAHHINDAFISYRNAADLYLKNKDNSYYGVKLPEQLQQDLLRTAYLNGFQSELAYYEQQFNRTYVPAPAAPGGELLLFWENGLAPVKAENNIFFTLTQNGPGSFGFTDEQHTVFIPFDFNLFPRDSAHRLKGLQTFRVAFPKYVEQPLYFTQAQVMPDSAHAITLEMVEDVNKLAFKTLQERFLKEMGLALTRLAIKKLAEHEIKKKDETAGQVFDALSFLTEKADTRNWQSLPYAIYYARIPLNQGNNDISVQLRNIQGTTSKVTLQVEGKGILQTRHITSLQRS from the coding sequence ATGAACCAATATTTAAACAAAAAATGGGCATTGCTTATAACGGCAGTAATGTCCATTTTTGTTTCCTGCCAAACCTACAATAGCAAGATCTCCAGCTATTACACGCACCTGGCACAGGGCAGCTATGAAGCTGCTGATCGTGACCTGGACCATAACAAGTACCTGCAACGCAAGCGGAACAAATTGCTGTTCCTCCTGGAAAAAGGCCGCACCGCCTTTTTAATGGGCGACTATACTGCAAGTAACCAATACCTCAATGCGGCAGACTCCCTGCTGGAAAGCGGCTACCATCGTGTATGGGACCAGGCAGTAGGACTGCTCACCAACCCTGCCATGCAGCAATACCGGGGAGAGGATTTTGAAAAGCTGCTCATCCATTACTACAAGGCCATCAACTACCTGCACCTCCGACTGCCGGAAGATGCCGTAGTAGAAGCCCGGCGCATTACCCTCAGCAACAACGCACTCAATGATCAGCGCAACAATAACGCAAACAAGTATTCCAACGACGCTTTTTCCCTGATCCTGCAAGGGATCATCTATGAAAGCGCCCATCATATCAATGATGCATTTATTTCCTATCGCAATGCGGCTGATCTTTATCTTAAAAATAAAGACAACAGCTACTATGGTGTAAAACTTCCGGAGCAATTACAACAGGACCTGCTGCGCACGGCATATCTTAATGGCTTTCAATCTGAGCTGGCCTATTACGAACAACAATTTAACCGGACATATGTACCTGCTCCTGCTGCCCCTGGTGGAGAACTGTTGCTGTTCTGGGAAAACGGACTGGCGCCTGTAAAAGCGGAAAATAATATCTTCTTTACCCTCACCCAAAATGGCCCTGGCAGCTTTGGTTTTACGGATGAACAACATACGGTTTTTATCCCCTTTGATTTTAACCTGTTTCCCCGTGATTCTGCGCACCGGCTCAAGGGATTACAAACATTCCGGGTAGCCTTCCCTAAATACGTAGAACAGCCCCTTTACTTTACCCAGGCACAGGTAATGCCCGATAGCGCGCATGCAATTACTTTGGAAATGGTGGAAGATGTAAACAAACTGGCTTTCAAAACATTGCAGGAACGTTTCCTGAAGGAAATGGGGCTGGCACTGACCCGGCTGGCCATCAAAAAGCTGGCAGAACACGAGATCAAAAAAAAGGATGAAACAGCCGGACAGGTTTTTGACGCACTTTCTTTTCTGACGGAAAAAGCCGATACCCGCAACTGGCAAAGCCTGCCCTATGCGATCTACTATGCACGTATCCCCCTTAACCAGGGGAATAATGATATCAGCGTACAGTTGCGCAACATTCAGGGTACTACAAGTAAGGTAACGCTACAGGTAGAAGGAAAGGGGATTTTACAGACCCGCCATATTACCTCCCTGCAACGCTCCTGA
- a CDS encoding cysteine desulfurase family protein → MERVYFDNAATTSLDPAVLDAMMPYLTEKFGNPSSIYSYGRESRLGIENARKLVAKTLNAHPGEIFFTSGGTESSNTAINAAITDLGCKHIISSPIEHHATLHTVEHLHCSQGVGLSYVRILPDGHIDMEHLRELLANAGEKCLVTLMHANNEIGNLLDIFAVGNLCKEFDAIFHSDTVQTVGHYPFDLRNTPVHFITGAGHKFHGPKGVGILYINENVKIKPFIQGGSQERNMRAGTENLYGIVGFAKALELATTHHEAHSKHINEVRMYMAERLEKEIPGVTFNGDLHGRSLYTVLNVSFPKSEKTEMILFNMDINGVCASGGSACTSGADAGSHVIRAINSNPNQIAVRFSFCKNNTKAEVDTVIAKLKELM, encoded by the coding sequence TTGGAAAGAGTATATTTCGATAACGCAGCTACGACATCGCTGGACCCAGCCGTGCTGGATGCCATGATGCCCTACCTCACCGAAAAGTTCGGTAACCCATCCTCCATCTATTCTTACGGCCGGGAATCAAGATTAGGCATTGAAAATGCCCGCAAACTGGTAGCCAAAACATTAAATGCACATCCGGGAGAAATCTTCTTTACTTCCGGTGGTACAGAAAGCAGCAATACCGCTATTAATGCAGCGATTACTGACCTGGGATGCAAACACATCATCTCTTCACCCATTGAACACCACGCTACCCTGCATACGGTAGAACACCTGCATTGCAGCCAGGGTGTGGGACTGTCTTACGTAAGAATCCTGCCGGATGGTCACATAGATATGGAACACCTGCGTGAACTGCTGGCAAATGCAGGAGAGAAATGCCTGGTTACCCTAATGCATGCCAACAATGAAATCGGTAACCTCCTGGATATTTTTGCTGTGGGTAATCTGTGCAAGGAATTTGACGCCATTTTCCATTCCGATACCGTACAAACAGTAGGGCACTACCCTTTTGACCTGCGCAATACCCCTGTTCATTTTATTACCGGGGCGGGTCATAAGTTTCATGGTCCTAAAGGCGTAGGGATCCTGTACATCAATGAAAATGTAAAAATAAAACCATTCATCCAGGGAGGCAGCCAGGAACGCAACATGCGCGCCGGTACAGAAAACCTTTATGGTATTGTAGGCTTTGCCAAAGCTTTGGAACTGGCTACTACCCACCACGAAGCACACAGCAAACATATTAACGAAGTAAGGATGTACATGGCAGAACGGCTGGAAAAAGAAATTCCAGGCGTTACCTTCAATGGCGACCTCCACGGACGCAGCCTGTATACCGTACTCAACGTATCCTTCCCGAAATCGGAAAAGACTGAAATGATCCTGTTTAACATGGACATCAACGGTGTTTGCGCTTCCGGTGGCAGTGCGTGTACTTCCGGCGCTGATGCCGGCTCGCACGTTATCCGCGCCATCAACAGCAATCCTAACCAGATTGCCGTACGTTTCTCCTTCTGTAAAAATAATACCAAAGCAGAAGTAGATACCGTTATCGCCAAACTGAAAGAATTAATGTAA
- a CDS encoding tetratricopeptide repeat protein gives MKQLLRKAEQNRQFLLGYSLAFETASGKKSWKKIAAHWYSAAASGHKRAQFYLGTCYDHGNGVQKDVGEAFKWYLKAANQGHREAQYNIGFFYAHGEFVALDYKKAVKWYTLSAKQGDTEAERDLGYSYFYGHGVKEDHKKAIHWYKKAARKSDPKALYNLGLCFKYGDGVSQSDRWAKHYFEKAKALGHKEAKKQLKKH, from the coding sequence ATGAAACAATTACTTAGAAAAGCCGAACAAAACAGGCAGTTTCTCTTGGGTTATTCTTTGGCTTTTGAAACAGCTTCCGGGAAAAAGAGTTGGAAAAAAATTGCTGCGCATTGGTATTCAGCCGCTGCCAGCGGGCATAAGAGAGCACAATTCTACTTAGGTACTTGTTATGATCATGGTAATGGCGTTCAGAAAGATGTTGGCGAAGCATTTAAATGGTATCTCAAAGCGGCCAACCAGGGGCATAGAGAAGCCCAATACAACATCGGCTTTTTCTACGCACATGGAGAATTCGTTGCCCTCGACTATAAGAAAGCTGTTAAATGGTATACATTATCTGCCAAACAAGGAGACACGGAAGCAGAAAGAGACCTGGGCTATTCTTACTTCTATGGTCATGGCGTTAAAGAAGATCATAAAAAAGCGATCCATTGGTATAAAAAAGCTGCACGCAAAAGCGATCCGAAAGCACTTTACAATCTTGGACTTTGTTTTAAATATGGAGATGGCGTATCTCAGTCAGACCGTTGGGCCAAACATTATTTTGAAAAAGCCAAAGCCCTGGGACACAAAGAAGCAAAAAAACAATTGAAGAAACATTAG
- a CDS encoding metallophosphoesterase, whose product MQRIILLLLLWAGGSAMREKPYFVIRPYLQFATQHSMRILWETSEAGRSWVEYGAAQYDAVQPNLSQKAMAKDVRAMQEVALEGLEAETDYFYRTVSIMPGGDTLFSEVSTFKTAVKEGTPIAFAVFSDSQQNAPVWGTLTNLAAKERPNFAIHGGDLVDYGYVKRNWVEEFFAPAYPFMRTYPMYTIMGNHEHGAPYYYQYLSNPAPEYYYTFTYGNTQFFLFDTDHDVTRGTEVYDWLEWELARSKAPWKIVMHHRPSYSSDNDDFGETDKARSILGDPDLQDLPPLYDKYGVDVVFYGHIHTYERSWPLLNGKAYGDKGVRYINIGGSGGTVEHSAPNRSWFTNKVRTGFCFGYARIAGNVLQFQAIDDNGQVFDAFEITKNISWHDPALARKMPPAPMFRASSSVFTDTLQLTLDKALPGLDIRYSTDGSTPKQRYTGPLLLQKTTLVKAMAFTKDGESHVVEKQFTLQTPFEGSKVTPAPGLLYRYAPGKISKRDSFEKLPFGEPKVIKSYDLKEIVHRGEEWGVEFTGYIYVAEDGIYTFSGHAENWLKFFIHDQMLIEEYDQDIEKSGEIALKKGYHPVKIQYYDVRRPPSIDLYIQRKGGEREVLSDAVLFH is encoded by the coding sequence ATGCAAAGAATTATTTTATTGCTGCTGTTATGGGCAGGTGGGAGTGCTATGCGTGAAAAACCTTATTTCGTCATAAGGCCTTATCTGCAATTTGCGACACAGCACAGTATGCGCATTCTCTGGGAAACCTCCGAAGCGGGCAGGTCCTGGGTAGAATATGGCGCAGCACAATACGATGCGGTGCAGCCGAATCTATCTCAGAAGGCCATGGCAAAAGACGTGCGGGCGATGCAGGAAGTAGCATTGGAGGGACTGGAAGCAGAAACGGACTATTTTTACCGGACCGTTAGTATCATGCCTGGTGGGGATACGTTATTCAGCGAGGTGTCTACTTTTAAAACAGCAGTAAAGGAAGGAACGCCTATTGCATTTGCTGTATTCAGTGATTCCCAGCAAAATGCCCCCGTGTGGGGCACGCTGACGAACCTGGCAGCGAAAGAGCGTCCCAACTTTGCCATTCATGGCGGCGACCTGGTCGATTATGGCTATGTAAAACGCAATTGGGTGGAAGAGTTTTTTGCTCCGGCATATCCCTTCATGCGCACTTATCCCATGTATACGATTATGGGTAATCACGAACATGGAGCGCCTTATTACTATCAGTATCTCAGTAATCCGGCACCGGAATATTATTACACCTTTACCTACGGAAATACACAGTTCTTTCTGTTTGATACAGACCACGATGTAACCCGCGGCACGGAAGTGTATGATTGGCTGGAATGGGAGCTGGCACGCTCTAAGGCTCCCTGGAAAATAGTGATGCATCATCGTCCTTCTTATTCATCTGATAATGATGACTTCGGAGAAACGGACAAAGCACGTTCCATATTGGGTGATCCTGATCTGCAGGACCTTCCGCCGCTGTACGACAAATATGGCGTGGATGTTGTTTTCTATGGTCATATTCATACCTATGAACGTAGCTGGCCCCTCCTGAATGGAAAGGCATATGGTGATAAGGGAGTACGTTATATCAATATCGGTGGCAGCGGAGGCACTGTGGAACATTCTGCACCTAACCGCTCATGGTTCACCAATAAAGTGAGAACCGGTTTCTGTTTCGGTTATGCCCGTATTGCCGGGAACGTGTTGCAGTTTCAGGCCATAGATGATAACGGGCAGGTGTTCGATGCCTTTGAAATCACCAAAAATATCTCCTGGCATGATCCTGCCCTGGCACGTAAAATGCCGCCCGCACCTATGTTCCGTGCGTCCTCCTCGGTATTTACAGATACCCTGCAGCTAACATTGGATAAGGCATTACCGGGCCTGGATATACGTTATTCTACAGACGGATCCACCCCAAAACAACGGTACACCGGTCCGTTATTACTGCAGAAAACCACTTTAGTGAAGGCGATGGCCTTCACTAAAGATGGCGAGAGCCATGTGGTGGAAAAACAATTTACGCTGCAGACACCGTTTGAAGGTAGTAAAGTAACACCTGCGCCGGGCTTGTTATACCGCTATGCACCTGGTAAAATAAGTAAGCGTGACAGTTTCGAAAAACTACCTTTTGGCGAACCTAAAGTGATAAAGAGTTATGACCTCAAAGAAATTGTACACCGCGGAGAAGAATGGGGTGTTGAATTTACTGGTTATATATACGTGGCAGAAGATGGTATATATACCTTCAGCGGGCATGCGGAAAACTGGCTGAAGTTCTTTATACACGATCAAATGCTGATAGAAGAATATGACCAGGATATTGAAAAAAGCGGGGAAATAGCGCTGAAAAAGGGATATCATCCTGTAAAGATCCAGTATTACGATGTGCGCCGGCCACCGTCCATTGATTTGTATATACAACGAAAAGGAGGAGAACGGGAAGTGCTGTCAGATGCCGTTTTATTTCATTAA